The following nucleotide sequence is from Oceanivirga salmonicida.
CTTCATACTTCGATATTAAAATTGCAGGAACTGGTCTTAGTCTAGATAAAGCCATAAAATTAGGTCATAATGCTAAAAGTATTACATTAAATGCTAGTACAAAAAATTCAGGTTTTAAAAATTATAAACCTAATAAAGTTGAAATAATATATGATATAGATAAAAATATAGTTTTAGGTGCATTTGCAGTTGGTTATGAGGCTACTGCTCAATTTATAGATAGTTTATCAATCGTTATATATAGTAAACTTCCTATATCAGAATTTATAAATATAGATTTTTGCTATTCTCCAACAAACTCAAGTATTTGGAATCCCTTATTAGCTCTTTATAGAAAGGTAATAAAATAATAGATGGTTTAAAAGAGTTATAAAAAAAAGAAAAACTAAGACTGAAAAGTTTTAGTTTTTTATTATTTATATTTGTAAATTACAATTTTAAGTGTTAAAATATTATTAAGAAAAAATTATAAATTAAGAAAGGAAATAGCATATGAAAATAATAGTTATAGGTGGTGGAGCATCTGGTATGATGTTTGCTTCACAATTTAAAAAGAAAAATCCTGATAGCGAGATAACAGTATTTGAAAAAGGTAAGTTTGTATCTTGGGCAGGTTGTCCTACACCTTATTATATAGCAAATGAATTAGATTTTAGCCATGTAGTCTTAAGAGAACCACAAGACTTTATAACTAAAGGTATAAATGTAAGAATAAATTCTTTAGTCACTAGTGTTAATTTTGATGAAAAATATGTATTAGTAAATGATGAAAAGCATTTTTATGATAAACTTGTAATTGCAGTTGGAGCTAAGGCTAAAATCCAAAAAGAATACACTTTAAATAACGCTAGTGATGCTATAAAAATCAAAGATGCTATTGATAGCGGAAAAATCAAAAATGCTTGTATAATAGGTGGTGGTTTTGTTGGTATAGAGTTAGCAGAAAGTTTTATTAAAAGAGATATAAATGTTACATTATTAGAAGCAAATAACACACTTTTCCCAGATATTAGTGAAAATATAAAGACTGAATTATTTGATAAAATAAAAGAAAGCGGACTTAACTTTTTACCAAATACAAAAGAATATAATTTAGATGAATTTGACATGGTTGTTTATGCAACAGGAATTACTCCAAATATTGATTTTTTAGAAAATAAATTAAAAACTTTAGATGGTAAAATTATAGTTAATGAATATTTTGAAACTAGTGTACAAGATGTCTATGCCATAGGTGATAGTGTATATAATAAATATATAGGAGAAGATATTTATCAATATTCTCCACAAGGTGATATCGCTAATAAACACGGTTATTTACTAGCCTCTAATTTATCAGGTGATAAAAGAAAATGGTATGGAACACTAGGAAGTTTTGCAACTTCATACTTTGATATTAAAGTTGCAGGAACTGGTCTTAGTCTAGATAAAGCCATAAAATTAGGTCATAATGCTAAAAGTATTACATTAAATGCTAGTACAAAAAATTCAGGTTTTAAAAATTATAAACCTAATAAAGTTGAAATAATATATGATATAGATAAAAATATAGTTTTAGGTGCATTTGCAGTTGGTTATGAGGCTACTGCTCAATTCATAGATAGTTTAGCAATAGTAATATATAGCAAACTTCCTATATCAGAATTTATAAATATAGATTTTTGCTATTCTCCAACAAACTCAAGTGTTTGGAATCCTCTATTAGTTCTTTATAGAAAGGTAATAAAATAATGGATAGTTTAAAAGAATTATTTAAAATAGGTCGTGGTCCTTCAAGTTCTCATACTATAGGACCAGAAAGAGCAGCAATCAGTTTTAAAAAAATGTATCCTAATGCTACACATTATGTAGTTAATCTTTATGGTAGTTTAGCTGCTACAGGTCGTGGTCATATGACTGATAAAATAATTATTGAAACTTTAGCACCTAAAAAGGTTGAAATATTATGGCATGCTGACATAGTACACCCTTATCATACTAATTATATGAAATTTATAGCATACAATGGAAATGAAGTACTAAAAGAATGGGAAGTCTTTTCAGTAGGTGGTGGTACTATACAGGAAATGCAAGATGGTAAAATAGAAGATTTAACTTTAAAAGAAACATATGAACTTAGTAATTTAAAAGACATTATTAGTTGGTGTAAACAAAATAATAAAGAATTATGGGAATATGTAGAAGAAAACGAAGGTTCTGATATTTGGAAATTTTTAAATGAAATAGAAATATCTATGGAAAAAACTATTAAAGAAGGTTTAAATAAAACTGGAAATCTCCCTGCAAAAATAAAAGTAAAAAGAAAAGCACATGACATGTATAACGAATATTTAAATGCTAAAAATGCTTTAAAATTATCTAAGAAAATCTTTGCCTATGCTTTAGCAACATCAGAAGAAAATGCTTCAGGTGGTACAGTAGTTACAGCACCTACTTGTGGAGCTTGTGGAGTAATCCCTGCTGTATTAATTGCA
It contains:
- a CDS encoding FAD-dependent oxidoreductase, with translation MKIIVIGGGASGMMFASQFKKKNPDSEITVFEKGKFVSWAGCPTPYYIANELDFSHVVLREPQDFITKGINVRINSLVTSVNFDEKYVLVNDEKHFYDKLVIAVGAKAKIQKEYTLNNASDAIKIKDAIDSGKIKNACIIGGGFVGIELAESFIKRDINVTLLEANNTLFPDISENIKTELFDKIKESGLNFLPNTKEYNLDEFDMVVYATGITPNIDFLENKLKTLDGKIIVNEYFETSVQDVYAIGDSVYNKYIGEDIYQYSPQGDIANKHGYLLASNLSGDKRKWYGTLGSFATSYFDIKVAGTGLSLDKAIKLGHNAKSITLNASTKNSGFKNYKPNKVEIIYDIDKNIVLGAFAVGYEATAQFIDSLAIVIYSKLPISEFINIDFCYSPTNSSVWNPLLVLYRKVIK
- a CDS encoding L-serine ammonia-lyase, iron-sulfur-dependent, subunit alpha gives rise to the protein MDSLKELFKIGRGPSSSHTIGPERAAISFKKMYPNATHYVVNLYGSLAATGRGHMTDKIIIETLAPKKVEILWHADIVHPYHTNYMKFIAYNGNEVLKEWEVFSVGGGTIQEMQDGKIEDLTLKETYELSNLKDIISWCKQNNKELWEYVEENEGSDIWKFLNEIEISMEKTIKEGLNKTGNLPAKIKVKRKAHDMYNEYLNAKNALKLSKKIFAYALATSEENASGGTVVTAPTCGACGVIPAVLIAMKEEFELDDTTTARGLGIAGLIGTLIKTNATISGAEGGCQAEIGSACSMASAMAAYFLGASIDEIEYAAESGLEHALGMTCDPVGGYVIVPCIERNAVFAVKALNTANYVTSVGADHVISFDDVVTTMAETGKDLAPAYRETSTGGLAKYYEKLLKKENKNEETTNY